One genomic window of Salvia miltiorrhiza cultivar Shanhuang (shh) chromosome 4, IMPLAD_Smil_shh, whole genome shotgun sequence includes the following:
- the LOC131020709 gene encoding F-box protein PP2-A13-like: protein MGANASSISLQRTELDDIPESCIALVLSYLDPPEIAKLAGVNRAFRAASSADFIWIPKLPSTSPYLISKLCDRAIGGSCRKDIYASLCRHTTLDGGTKEVWIDKRTGGVCLAISSKAMAITGIDDRRYWNHIPTHESRFETVACLEQIWWLEVDGEVEFRYPRGTYSLFFRLKLGRVGKQRLSRVHGWDTKPAQFQLKTHDGQHAASRCTLGSLGNWVHYHVGDFVVEDPNAFTTINFSLTQIDCTHTKGGLCVDSVLICPTSVGKELLYRG from the exons ATGGGAGCCAACGCCTCTTCTATCTCGCTACAGCGGACCGAGCTCGACGACATACCGGAATCCTGCATTGCTCTTGTTCTCTCCTACTTGGACCCGCCGGAGATCGCCAAGCTCGCCGGAGTCAACCGCGCTTTCCGCGCAGCGTCGTCGGCCGACTTCATCTGGATTCCTAAATTGCCCTCCACTTCACCCTATCTCATCTCCAAATTGTGCGATCGAGCAATTGGAGGCAGCTGCAGGAAAGACATTTACGCCTCGCTGTGCCGCCACACCACGCTTGATGGCGGGACTAAG GAAGTTTGGATTGATAAGAGAACCGGAGGGGTTTGCTTGGCTATTTCTTCCAAGGCGATGGCGATTACTGGAATCGATGATCGGAGGTATTGGAATCACATTCCAACTCATGAATCTAG ATTTGAGACAGTTGCATGCCTTGAGCAAATCTGGTGGCTTGAAGTGGACGGAGAAGTCGAGTTCCGATATCCGCGGGGAACTTACAGTCTCTTCTTCAGGCTGAAGCTGGGAAGAGTTGGTAAGCAGAGGCTAAGCCGCGTGCACGGATGGGATACGAAACCTGCGCAGTTTCAGTTGAAGACGCACGACGGCCAGCATGCAGCCTCCCGCTGCACGCTGGGGAGCTTGGGAAACTGGGTGCACTACCACGTCGGAGATTTCGTCGTTGAGGATCCTAATGCGTTCACGACGATCAACTTCTCCTTGACGCAGATCGACTGCACACACACCAAAGGTGGTCTGTGTGTGGATTCTGTGTTGATATGCCCAACTAGTGTAGGAAAAGAGTTGCTGTATAGAGGATGA
- the LOC131020647 gene encoding glutamate receptor 2.2-like, with amino-acid sequence MRCLSMALADFYSFHGDYKTRLVLHPMDSNGSVVDAAAAALHLLRDVKVDAMIGPQTSAQVNFVMDLGDKAHVPIISFSATSPSLVHQTPYFVQTAQSDANQVQAIASIVKALLWTQVVVIYEDTEFGNGIMPYLSNALQDVNARVPYRSVLPRSATDELISNELYKMMTMQTRVFVVHMSQFLGTKLFLKARELGMMTEGYVWIVTSGMTDLFSSISSDVAEAMQGVLGVRPLIPKSDELHSFASRLRQDNRDMNQDETSIFGLWAYDTLWALGMAAERVGISRSSATENETSVNFTSPFTFKVSETGPELLEALLDTRFRGLAGEFNLVKGQLKQTSYEIVNIVESIERPVGTWTPFSTSKAKFRSIIWPGDSTEKPRGWEYPIKGDNLRIAVPKKPGFNEFLKVQTDLQTNETKVSGYYKEVFDAVIHALPYALPYEFVPYPFIKPDGSRSGNYNDLVFQVSLQKDYDGALGDITITANRSDYADFTMPFAEGGIACIVPVKYEDVNDVLTFLQPLTIKLWLTTAILYISTAMATWFLAKRVVQSSRDSLSQQVGMSYLLPFFPGERIEVILICLILVTWALVANLLNSTYTANLSSRLTVANLRGSVANVEQLIAKGDYVGYQDGSFLEAYLIQLGFDPAKLKSHTSTEDCEQALSLGNKNNGTSAFCDVMPHIKAILSQACGKYKMINPVYRTDGFAFAFPKAFPAVADISKAIVQLTENGTIREIEKRHLPEPECVGPDGSSSLARVSLQSFSVLFAITGFVTVTCFLVSQALHLHNKRSLHQRVADFKANACSTIRRCFKPDRPSSPPATAEVEISSSNDHVIEVISDV; translated from the exons ATGAGATGCTTATCGATGGCGCTGGCTGATTTTTATTCGTTTCACGGAGACTATAAAACGAGACTGGTTCTCCATCCAATGGATTCAAACGGAAGCGTCGTtgatgctgctgctgctg CTCTTCATTTACTGCGAGATGTCAAAGTGGATGCCATGATTGGTCCTCAAACGTCTGCACAGGTTAACTTTGTGATGGATTTGGGAGATAAGGCTCATGTGCCGATTATATCTTTCTCTGCAACGAGCCCCTCCCTCGTTCATCAAACTCCTTATTTTGTTCAGACAGCTCAGAGTGATGCCAATCAAGTTCAGGCTATTGCTTCCATTGTTAAAGCGCTCCTGTGGACACAGGTCGTGGTCATATATGAGGACACAGAGTTTGGCAATGGCATTATGCCTTATCTGTCTAATGCGCTCCAAGATGTCAATGCTCGTGTTCCATATAGAAGCGTGCTTCCCAGATCAGCCACCGACGAACTTATCAGCAATGAACTGTACAAAATGATGACCATGCAGACTCGAGTTTTTGTGGTGCATATGTCTCAGTTTCTTGGAACTAAGCTCTTTCTAAAAGCAAGAGAATTAGGGATGATGACCGAAGGATATGTATGGATCGTTACCAGTGGGATGACGGATCTATTCAGCTCAATCAGTTCGGATGTTGCTGAGGCCATGCAAGGGGTTCTTGGTGTAAGACCTCTAATCCCCAAATCTGATGAACTTCATTCCTTCGCTTCTAGATTGAGGCAAGATAATCGCGATATGAATCAGGATGAAACAAGTATATTTGGTCTATGGGCATACGATACTTTGTGGGCTCTTGGTATGGCAGCTGAAAGAGTTGGGATTAGTAGGTCAAGTGCAACTGAGAATGAAACAAGTGTCAACTTCACTAGCCCTTTCACTTTCAAAGTTTCAGAAACTGGTCCCGAGCTTCTTGAAGCATTGTTGGATACGAGGTTCAGAGGACTTGCCGGAGAATTTAACCTAGTTAAAGGACAGTTGAAGCAGACATCATATGAGATAGTTAATATTGTCGAAAGCATAGAGAGGCCTGTAGGAACCTGGACCCCATTCTCTACCTCAAAGGCAAAATTTAGGAGTATCATTTGGCCTGGAGACTCAACAGAAAAACCGAGAGGTTGGGAATATCCTATAAAAGGTGACAACCTAAGAATTGCAGTGCCAAAGAAACCTGGTTTCAACGAGTTTTTGAAAGTGCAAACAGATCTTCAAACAAATGAAACAAAAGTTAGTGGATACTACAAAGAGGTGTTTGATGCTGTCATACACGCTTTACCCTATGCTCTACCATACGAATTTGTCCCCTATCCATTTATCAAGCCCGATGGTTCAAGATCTGGGAACTACAATGATCTCGTGTTTCAAGTTTCTTTGCAG AAAGATTACGATGGTGCTCTTGGAGATATCACCATTACTGCTAACAGATCTGATTATGCCGATTTCACTATGCCATTTGCAGAAGGAGGCATTGCCTGTATAGTTCCCGTCAAGTATGAGGATGTGAATGATGTGTTAACATTTTTACAGCCCCTTACTATAAAACTGTGGCTAACCACTGCTATCCTTTACATCTCAACTGCGATGGCAACTTGGTTCCTCGCGAAGAGGGTCGTACAAAGTTCCAGGGATTCGCTCAGCCAACAAGTTGGCATGAGTTACCTCTTGCCATTCTTTCCCG GAGAACGGATTGAAGTCATCTTGATTTGTCTGATTCTCGTGACATGGGCCCTTGTGGCAAATCTGCTTAACTCAACCTACACTGCCAATTTATCTTCCAGACTCACAGTAGCCAATCTTCGAGGAAGTGTAGCGAATGTGGAGCAACTTATCGCCAAAGGAGACTATGTCGGGTACCAAGATGGTTCATTTCTTGAAGCTTACTTGATTCAGTTGGGATTTGATCCAGCAAAACTCAAAAGCCATACATCTACGGAAGATTGTGAACAAGCTCTATCCCTGGGAAACAAAAACAATGGTACATCGGCCTTTTGCGACGTCATGCCCCATATCAAGGCCATACTATCTCAAGCGTGTGGCAAGTACAAGATGATCAACCCTGTCTATCGCACAGACGGATTCGCCTTT GCTTTCCCCAAAGCTTTCCCTGCGGTGGCTGATATCTCTAAAGCCATAGTTCAACTGACGGAAAACGGCACGATTCGCGAGATCGAGAAACGGCACTTGCCCGAGCCGGAGTGTGTGGGTCCCGACGGAAGCAGCTCCCTTGCCCGAGTGTCGTTGCAAAGCTTCTCCGTCCTCTTCGCCATCACGGGTTTTGTAACAGTGACATGCTTTCTTGTTTCGCAGGCCCTTCATCTGCACAACAAAAGATCTCTTCATCAAAGGGTTGCAGACTTCAAAGCCAATGCCTGCTCAACAATCCGCCGCTGTTTCAAACCCGACCGCCCCTCTTCTCCTCCGGCGACGGCAGAGGTAGAAATTAGCTCTTCAAATGATCATGTCATAGAGGTCATCTCAGATGTTTAG